GTCACGGTAGCCCCATGGTATGTCTCAGGTAAAGTTACCAGAGTTTTGTCGATGAGTATTTGGTCAACACTGGGGAAACTAGCGTTTGATGCTCTTCTCTGTAGATCCTTagctcttttcaaaaagctCTGGAGAGATTCTTCTGGCAGTAGAGACAAATTTGCCATCTCGTCCACGATATTTGTTGGATATTCCTCTTCATTGATTTTTTGGACAGCACGTAGGAAGCAGTCAACAATTGAAGCATCGTCTTCAGGATTCAATTTTAACCATTTTGGGGATTTGTCTACAGGAACGCAAGCAGAGTGGATTTGTGTTATGTAGTCCTTCTCATCTGCGTCTGGAACGTGTGAAAAGGTTCCGTCGCGTGAAGGTAGAAGATAGCCTAGACCCTGCTTGTGCAATGCTTTACAAAATTCTCTTACCCAAATCTTGTAGCCCCAAGGGGATTGCACTGTTGCGAGAGTGAAGTGCAAGTTGGGGTTATTTAAATAGTTAAAGGTATATTTTTGAGTTTTCGAAGAGGGATTGCCATTGGAGGAGGCAGTAGATGAGGCAGGTTTTGAATCAGGGCTTGTAGGGCTTGAATCAGAACTTT
This genomic interval from Kluyveromyces marxianus DMKU3-1042 DNA, complete genome, chromosome 4 contains the following:
- a CDS encoding transposon Ty1-H Gag-Pol polyprotein → MIAAEPNAPKSEPSNITSEPNTKSSDSSPTSPDSKPASSTASSNGNPSSKTQKYTFNYLNNPNLHFTLATVQSPWGYKIWVREFCKALHKQGLGYLLPSRDGTFSHVPDADEKDYITQIHSACVPVDKSPKWLKLNPEDDASIVDCFLRAVQKINEEEYPTNIVDEMANLSLLPEESLQSFLKRAKDLQRRASNASFPSVDQILIDKTLVTLPETYHGATVTFYDQKDRSFKRFMEILSETATKISDGDSGKEMNTKLIKKESSNRLDKNNEIDTLKEKISKFSMHDENQSVIS